The Acidobacteriota bacterium genome contains a region encoding:
- a CDS encoding DUF362 domain-containing protein yields the protein MNGPPTPAGRPAVASARVADYEPGAVRDAVAGLVGRLGGMSRFVKPGQRVLVKPNLLAPMPPEKAVTTHPAVVDAVLALVVGAGGKPVVGDSPGVGRTQTVAAACGLLPVLEKHGAPLADFTTEVVTHHPENTLGKVLTVARAVTEADVLITLPKLKNHGQMILTCAVKNQYGLVPGVLKGQYHFRFMDADRLADLMVDLNRAYRPALAVMDAVTAMEGDGPSGGDPRHVGVLAASDDVMALDLFACGLIGLDPDLVPTVRAARRQGFGPGRLEDVDVWGPSAEALRVPDFKPVGHLHDVLRIAPLPRPILRWMRRQWAPRPVIVPARCVGCNRCRDGCPVTPTAIDPASSWRGKVDRHRCIRCYCCHEFCPARAIELKRSVLDRTLKINRTLNRLGDLAARLVHPRRR from the coding sequence GTGAACGGCCCGCCGACCCCCGCCGGCCGCCCCGCCGTGGCGTCCGCCCGGGTGGCGGACTACGAGCCCGGGGCCGTTCGGGACGCCGTGGCCGGCCTGGTGGGTCGGCTGGGCGGCATGTCGCGCTTCGTCAAGCCGGGTCAGCGGGTCCTCGTCAAGCCCAACCTCCTGGCGCCCATGCCCCCCGAGAAGGCGGTCACCACGCACCCGGCCGTGGTGGACGCCGTGCTCGCCCTGGTCGTCGGGGCCGGGGGGAAGCCCGTGGTGGGCGACAGCCCCGGCGTGGGGCGCACCCAGACCGTGGCCGCGGCCTGCGGCCTCCTCCCGGTGCTCGAGAAGCACGGCGCCCCCCTGGCGGACTTCACCACGGAGGTGGTGACCCACCACCCGGAGAACACCCTGGGCAAGGTCCTGACGGTGGCCCGGGCGGTCACGGAGGCGGACGTCCTCATCACCCTGCCCAAGCTCAAGAACCACGGGCAGATGATCCTGACCTGCGCCGTCAAGAACCAGTACGGCCTCGTCCCCGGCGTGCTGAAGGGGCAGTACCACTTCCGTTTCATGGACGCGGACCGCCTGGCGGACCTGATGGTGGACCTGAACCGGGCCTACCGGCCGGCCCTGGCGGTGATGGACGCGGTGACGGCCATGGAGGGCGACGGGCCCAGCGGGGGCGACCCCCGGCACGTGGGCGTCCTCGCCGCCTCGGACGACGTGATGGCCCTGGACCTCTTCGCCTGCGGCCTCATCGGGCTCGACCCGGACCTGGTGCCGACGGTGCGGGCGGCCCGCCGCCAGGGTTTCGGGCCCGGCCGCCTCGAGGACGTCGACGTTTGGGGCCCGTCCGCGGAGGCGCTGCGGGTCCCCGACTTCAAGCCGGTGGGGCACCTCCACGACGTCCTGCGGATCGCGCCCCTGCCGCGCCCGATCCTGCGATGGATGCGCCGGCAGTGGGCGCCCCGGCCGGTCATCGTCCCCGCCCGCTGCGTCGGGTGCAACCGCTGCCGGGACGGCTGTCCCGTCACCCCCACCGCCATCGACCCCGCCTCGTCGTGGCGGGGCAAGGTGGACCGTCACCGGTGCATCCGGTGCTACTGCTGCCACGAGTTCTGCCCGGCCCGGGCCATCGAGCTGAAACGCTCCGTCCTGGACCGCACCCTGAAGATCAACCGGACCCTGAACCGCCTGGGGGACCTGGCCGCCCGCCTGGTGCACCCCCGCCGCCGGTGA
- a CDS encoding response regulator: protein MSAGLRILLVDDVAANRALISGEIARDFQNARFLEADSPEAIRDALAAGPVDVVVTRYGPGGDPGRSVLEAVRQRAPDCPVIICSSEANEETAVEAIRSGAADFVLGTGGGYRRLGGAIRSALDHCRDREAIRRSEERYRRFFRENVAANYIALPDGALLDCNPAYCSLFGFDDEMEAMNTPIASLFPTEAGWDEFTTLLRENGKVELMETELLRPDRKAVQVMQNAVATLDAQGGIREIRAYLLDMTERRKLEAQLLQSQKMEALGRLAGSIAHDFNNILTAISGYSELLLIGLGERHPMCQEVQEIKKAGERAADLARQLLSFSRQRSRRLVQMEINKVLKDMENMVRRLIGEDIRLEVEAAPDAGCINADPGQIEQVIMNLAVNARDAMPTGGILRIETARVVLDADYCRTQINLVPGPYTLLRVSDTGCGMSAETMEHLFEPFYTTKEKGKGTGLGLPTVYGIVKGFNGMILVSSEPGAGTEISIYFPHLEARAPETAGVSPPPVAELGYETILLVEDEDSVRRLAARLLTEREYRVLTASGYEEALRVSRAHEGVIHLLITDLVLAGKGGGELARTLRQERPRIRVLFISGYSDTMIASHKVFLAGAEFLEKPFSPEALARKVRGVLDSGPDPMTG from the coding sequence ATGAGTGCCGGCCTGCGGATTCTCCTCGTTGACGACGTCGCGGCGAACCGTGCCCTGATCAGTGGCGAAATCGCCCGGGATTTCCAGAACGCCCGCTTTCTGGAGGCCGACTCCCCCGAGGCGATCCGGGACGCCCTGGCGGCGGGGCCGGTGGACGTCGTGGTCACCCGGTACGGCCCGGGGGGGGACCCGGGGCGTTCCGTCCTCGAGGCGGTTCGGCAGCGCGCGCCCGACTGCCCCGTCATCATCTGCTCGTCCGAGGCGAACGAGGAGACCGCCGTGGAGGCGATCCGGTCGGGGGCCGCCGACTTCGTGCTGGGGACCGGCGGCGGTTACCGGCGCCTCGGCGGCGCCATCCGGTCGGCCCTCGACCACTGCCGCGACCGGGAGGCCATCCGGCGGAGCGAGGAACGCTACCGTCGGTTCTTCCGCGAGAACGTGGCGGCCAACTACATCGCGTTGCCCGACGGCGCGCTGCTGGACTGCAACCCCGCCTACTGCAGCCTCTTCGGTTTCGACGACGAGATGGAAGCCATGAACACCCCCATCGCCTCCCTGTTTCCCACCGAGGCGGGGTGGGACGAGTTCACCACCCTCCTGCGCGAGAACGGGAAAGTGGAACTGATGGAGACCGAGCTGCTGCGGCCGGACCGCAAAGCGGTGCAGGTGATGCAGAACGCTGTCGCCACCCTGGACGCCCAGGGCGGCATCCGGGAGATCCGGGCCTACCTCCTGGACATGACCGAGCGGCGGAAGCTGGAAGCCCAGCTGCTCCAGTCCCAGAAGATGGAGGCCCTCGGGCGGTTGGCGGGCAGCATCGCCCACGACTTCAACAACATCCTGACGGCCATCTCCGGCTACTCCGAGCTGCTTCTCATCGGTCTGGGGGAACGCCACCCCATGTGCCAGGAGGTCCAGGAGATCAAGAAGGCGGGGGAACGGGCCGCGGACCTGGCCCGCCAGCTCCTCTCCTTCAGCCGGCAGCGATCCCGGCGCCTCGTCCAGATGGAAATCAACAAGGTCCTCAAGGACATGGAGAACATGGTCCGGCGGCTGATCGGGGAGGACATCCGGCTCGAGGTGGAGGCGGCGCCGGACGCGGGCTGCATCAACGCCGACCCCGGGCAGATCGAGCAGGTCATCATGAACCTCGCCGTCAACGCCCGGGACGCCATGCCCACCGGCGGCATCCTCCGGATCGAGACCGCCCGGGTCGTCCTCGACGCCGACTACTGCCGGACCCAGATCAACCTGGTTCCGGGCCCCTACACCCTTCTCCGGGTCTCGGACACGGGGTGCGGCATGTCCGCCGAGACCATGGAGCACCTCTTCGAGCCGTTCTACACCACCAAGGAAAAGGGCAAGGGCACGGGGCTGGGCCTTCCCACCGTCTACGGGATCGTCAAGGGCTTCAACGGGATGATCCTCGTTTCCAGCGAGCCCGGGGCCGGGACGGAGATCAGCATCTACTTCCCCCACCTCGAGGCCCGGGCCCCCGAGACCGCCGGCGTCAGCCCGCCCCCCGTCGCCGAGCTGGGGTACGAGACCATCCTGCTGGTGGAGGACGAGGACTCCGTCCGGCGCCTCGCGGCCCGGTTGCTGACGGAGCGGGAATACCGCGTGCTGACCGCCTCCGGTTACGAGGAGGCCCTCCGGGTCAGCCGGGCCCACGAGGGGGTCATCCACCTGCTCATCACCGACCTGGTCCTCGCGGGAAAGGGAGGGGGGGAACTCGCCCGGACGCTGCGGCAGGAGCGGCCCCGCATCCGGGTGCTCTTCATCTCCGGGTACTCCGACACGATGATCGCCTCCCACAAGGTCTTCCTGGCCGGCGCCGAGTTCCTGGAAAAACCCTTCTCACCGGAAGCGCTGGCACGAAAAGTCCGGGGGGTCCTCGACAGCGGCCCCGACCCGATGACGGGCTGA
- a CDS encoding TlpA family protein disulfide reductase, translated as MRRRLLVLAGLTCLAFGWALPGALPDFTLNTLDGKAFKASEVLGKHILIIDFWATWCGPCKLSLKKFQDIQVKYPDVRVLAVSVDESSAYNAVKQYVQGKGFTFTVLLDTDSKVNKMFNPEAKIPFTLIVDKSGNIVYTHTGYTPGDEKEVIRKIEELSK; from the coding sequence ATGCGGAGACGACTGCTGGTGCTGGCCGGGCTGACGTGCCTGGCGTTCGGCTGGGCGCTGCCCGGGGCGCTGCCCGATTTCACCCTGAACACCCTCGACGGCAAGGCGTTCAAGGCCTCCGAGGTCCTGGGGAAGCACATCCTTATCATCGATTTCTGGGCGACCTGGTGCGGGCCGTGCAAGCTCTCCCTCAAGAAGTTCCAAGACATCCAGGTGAAGTACCCCGACGTCCGGGTCCTCGCCGTCTCCGTGGACGAGTCCTCGGCCTACAACGCCGTGAAGCAGTACGTCCAGGGCAAGGGCTTCACCTTCACGGTCCTCCTGGACACCGACAGCAAGGTGAACAAGATGTTCAACCCCGAGGCCAAGATCCCTTTCACCCTGATCGTGGACAAGTCGGGGAACATCGTCTACACCCACACGGGCTACACCCCGGGTGACGAGAAGGAAGTCATCCGGAAGATCGAGGAACTCTCGAAATGA
- a CDS encoding diguanylate cyclase — MTLTPPVSKPLPRASFRPRGGVRPVVRRRGLFVLVLALVAAGFAHPLDPARDVTQYVVEMKTTAHELPQNSAMAIVQTRDGYLWVGTYDGLARFDGVRFVTFDKYNTPALQHNSIHALLADRQGGLWIGTPKGLVRHFQGEFRSYTTRDGLTSDAVQAIFQDRSDRIWIGTKSGLNLLEAGVIKAFPGHAALSGVFISCLAEDEQGTLWAGSNGSGVYRLTPKGLSVLNTAAGMPSDSVWSLCTMPGGKVWAGTTAGVAVLDGGVTGVIGTRDGLPNADIRVVFRDRHGLLWLGTAEGDLVRFSGGRFRVLSLRSDALNRICSIMEDREGSLWVGTYRSGAVQVRDDKFVLWNSRNGLPVDQVRSVCEDASGNLWIGTVGGGIVRHDPAGFRVYGLKDGLANDRVWSIAGSPDGSVWFGTYGGGLHRLKDDRVTVYSTRDGLCHNVIRAVCVDSQGRVWVGTDGKGVDVLKDGKVIAHYGRDEGLSDDFIYAIVEDSAGAVWIGTYAGEINRVQDGKVTVFDVHSGLAKNSIWTIHPDADGRLWIGTSDGGLVLFRNGRFQTLTSQKGLFSDVAFQIVEDGLGYMWMNSNRGVYRVRKQDLLDCFDGRRPSVQQVPFGSDESLKGIPATGPAQPAGCRTRDGRIWFCSLRGVAVIDPLNITENPIPPPVVIERVTVNGVPQPLGKPLEVGPGKGNLEVQYTGLSFLYPERMLFKYRLDGFDPDWVTAGHRRSAYYTNLPPGRYTFRVTACNADRVWNPGEASFALELRPWFHQTSLFVILCVLAAVVAGWMLFRLRLAHLKRKAAQLQALVEERTLDLQARNNELETMDTIVKIVNRAIELDEVLHALLREAIALFPRAQKGGFLIFDESSGTFRVAASVGYEEEKVRRVSFGYDEAMARYTARSDRIEQDVFLIRSVEAAAAGDRVSEIPVPRSMLAMAVNLEGRTEGFLILDNMEDPNAFDSSDVRKLHRLREHAVSAINKARMLNSLAREKDRTLQALNEIRDAHEKLEMASHALEEAARTDPLTRLSNRRDIIERFKLEQVRQARWGKPFAVAMGDLDDFKQLNDQYGHDCGDLVLVTAAERMQSAVRRADLIGRWGGEEFLFIFPDTDLDGGVTVAEKIRRSIAESPVVYHDVRLDITITLGVCLYDRVEDMDETLKRADEALYEGKRTGKNRVCVARARPAPDAPPPEAAPQG; from the coding sequence ATGACGCTCACCCCTCCCGTGTCCAAGCCGCTCCCCCGGGCCTCCTTCCGGCCCCGGGGCGGCGTCCGCCCCGTCGTGCGGCGCCGGGGCCTTTTCGTCCTGGTCCTGGCCCTGGTGGCGGCCGGTTTCGCTCACCCCCTCGACCCGGCCCGGGACGTCACCCAGTACGTGGTTGAGATGAAGACCACCGCCCACGAGCTTCCCCAGAACTCCGCCATGGCCATCGTCCAGACCCGGGACGGTTACCTCTGGGTGGGCACCTACGACGGCCTCGCCCGTTTCGACGGCGTCCGGTTCGTGACCTTCGACAAGTACAACACCCCCGCCCTGCAGCACAACTCGATCCACGCCCTCCTGGCTGACCGGCAGGGCGGGCTCTGGATCGGCACGCCCAAGGGGCTCGTCCGGCATTTCCAGGGGGAGTTCCGGAGTTACACCACCCGGGACGGCCTGACGTCCGACGCGGTCCAGGCGATCTTCCAGGACCGGTCGGACCGGATCTGGATTGGCACCAAGAGCGGGCTGAACCTCCTGGAAGCGGGAGTCATCAAGGCTTTTCCGGGCCACGCCGCCCTCTCCGGGGTCTTCATCTCCTGCCTGGCCGAGGACGAGCAGGGGACCCTGTGGGCGGGGTCGAACGGGAGTGGCGTTTACCGCTTGACGCCGAAAGGGTTGTCTGTTCTGAACACCGCCGCCGGGATGCCCTCGGATTCGGTCTGGTCCCTCTGCACCATGCCCGGCGGGAAGGTCTGGGCCGGCACCACCGCCGGGGTGGCGGTCCTGGACGGTGGGGTCACCGGGGTCATCGGCACCCGGGACGGCCTGCCGAACGCCGACATCCGGGTGGTGTTCCGTGACCGCCACGGCCTGCTGTGGCTGGGCACGGCCGAGGGAGACCTCGTCCGGTTCTCCGGCGGCCGTTTCCGGGTGCTGTCCCTCCGCTCGGACGCCCTGAACCGCATCTGTTCCATCATGGAGGACCGGGAGGGCAGCCTCTGGGTGGGGACCTACCGGAGCGGGGCCGTCCAGGTCAGGGACGACAAGTTCGTCCTCTGGAACAGCCGGAACGGCCTCCCCGTCGACCAGGTGCGCTCGGTCTGCGAGGACGCCTCCGGGAACCTCTGGATCGGAACGGTGGGGGGAGGCATCGTCCGTCACGACCCGGCCGGTTTTCGCGTGTACGGGCTGAAGGACGGCCTCGCCAACGACCGGGTCTGGTCCATCGCCGGGTCGCCCGACGGCTCGGTCTGGTTCGGGACCTACGGGGGGGGCCTGCACCGGCTCAAGGACGACCGGGTGACGGTCTATTCCACCCGGGACGGTCTCTGTCACAACGTGATCCGGGCGGTCTGCGTGGATTCGCAGGGGCGAGTCTGGGTGGGGACGGACGGAAAGGGGGTCGATGTCCTGAAGGACGGGAAAGTGATCGCCCACTACGGGAGGGACGAGGGGCTGTCGGACGACTTCATCTACGCCATCGTGGAGGATTCGGCGGGGGCCGTCTGGATCGGCACCTACGCGGGGGAGATCAACCGGGTCCAGGACGGGAAGGTCACCGTCTTCGACGTGCACTCGGGCCTGGCGAAGAACTCCATCTGGACGATCCACCCCGATGCCGACGGCCGGTTGTGGATCGGCACCAGCGACGGCGGGTTGGTGCTGTTCCGCAACGGCCGCTTCCAGACCCTGACCTCCCAGAAGGGCCTCTTCAGCGACGTGGCCTTCCAGATCGTGGAGGACGGCCTGGGCTACATGTGGATGAACAGCAACCGGGGGGTTTACCGAGTGCGGAAGCAGGACCTCCTCGACTGCTTCGACGGCCGGCGTCCCTCGGTTCAGCAGGTCCCCTTCGGCAGCGACGAGTCGCTCAAGGGGATTCCCGCCACGGGCCCGGCCCAGCCGGCGGGGTGCCGGACCCGGGACGGGCGCATCTGGTTCTGCAGCCTCCGCGGCGTCGCCGTCATCGACCCCCTGAACATCACCGAAAACCCCATCCCGCCGCCGGTGGTCATCGAGCGGGTCACCGTCAACGGCGTCCCCCAGCCGCTGGGAAAACCCCTCGAGGTGGGGCCGGGGAAAGGCAACCTCGAGGTGCAGTACACCGGTTTGAGCTTCCTCTACCCCGAACGCATGCTCTTCAAGTACCGCCTCGACGGGTTCGACCCGGACTGGGTCACGGCGGGGCACCGACGGAGCGCCTACTACACCAACCTTCCGCCGGGGCGCTACACCTTCCGGGTCACCGCCTGCAACGCCGACCGGGTCTGGAACCCCGGGGAGGCCTCCTTCGCCCTGGAACTCCGCCCCTGGTTCCACCAGACCTCCCTGTTCGTCATCCTGTGCGTCCTGGCCGCCGTGGTGGCGGGGTGGATGCTCTTCCGCCTCCGCCTGGCGCACCTGAAGCGGAAGGCCGCGCAGCTCCAGGCCCTGGTCGAGGAACGGACGCTCGACTTGCAGGCCCGCAACAACGAACTGGAGACCATGGACACCATCGTCAAGATCGTCAACCGCGCGATCGAACTCGACGAAGTGCTCCACGCGCTGCTGCGGGAAGCCATCGCCCTCTTTCCGCGGGCCCAGAAGGGCGGGTTCCTGATTTTCGACGAAAGCTCGGGGACGTTCCGCGTGGCGGCCTCCGTCGGTTACGAGGAGGAAAAGGTCCGGCGGGTCTCCTTCGGTTACGACGAGGCCATGGCCCGGTACACCGCCCGGTCGGACCGGATCGAGCAGGACGTCTTCCTCATCCGTTCGGTGGAGGCGGCGGCGGCGGGCGACCGGGTCTCGGAGATCCCCGTCCCCCGCTCCATGCTGGCCATGGCCGTGAACCTCGAGGGCCGCACGGAGGGCTTCCTGATCCTCGACAACATGGAGGACCCCAACGCCTTCGACAGCTCCGACGTCCGGAAGCTGCACCGGCTGCGCGAGCACGCGGTGTCGGCCATCAACAAGGCGCGCATGCTCAACAGCCTGGCGCGGGAGAAGGACCGGACGCTCCAGGCGCTCAACGAGATCCGGGACGCGCACGAGAAACTGGAAATGGCCTCCCACGCCCTGGAGGAGGCCGCCCGGACCGACCCCCTGACCCGTCTCTCCAACCGGCGGGACATCATCGAGCGCTTCAAGCTGGAGCAGGTCCGCCAGGCCCGCTGGGGGAAACCCTTCGCCGTCGCCATGGGCGACCTGGACGACTTCAAGCAGTTGAACGACCAGTACGGCCACGACTGCGGCGACCTGGTCCTGGTGACCGCGGCGGAGCGGATGCAGTCCGCGGTGCGGCGGGCCGACCTGATCGGCCGATGGGGCGGGGAGGAGTTCCTCTTCATCTTCCCCGACACCGACCTGGACGGGGGGGTGACCGTCGCGGAGAAGATCCGCCGGAGCATCGCGGAAAGCCCGGTGGTGTACCACGACGTCCGCCTGGACATCACCATCACGCTGGGGGTTTGCCTCTACGACCGGGTCGAGGACATGGACGAGACCCTCAAGCGCGCCGACGAGGCCCTCTACGAGGGCAAGCGCACCGGGAAGAACCGTGTCTGTGTCGCCCGGGCGAGACCCGCACCGGACGCCCCCCCGCCCGAAGCCGCCCCGCAAGGTTGA
- a CDS encoding RluA family pseudouridine synthase — translation MRKITFTAGDDEIGMRLDRAVLFHVEGTSRSRLRQCIEDGFLRVNGLKAKAAQVLRRGDRVTLDLAPREAPRLEAENIPIRILYQDQWFALLDKPAGMVVHPGAGVSGGTLANALAYHFGELPGADVLRPGIVHRLDKETSGLLLVTLTEESQLAFSRLFHDRKLHKEYAALVHGHLEGRHGRIDKPIGRDPYRRTRMSTRAPNARPCLTEWFVDREYPGFSLLRVVLHTGRTHQIRVHLASAGHPVAGDATYGGNRHLNIRDARLRRAVEGMHRFFLHAWKLGFHHPFTGEDLAFEAPLPPELVSVLNVLETA, via the coding sequence ATGCGGAAAATCACCTTCACGGCGGGGGACGATGAAATCGGGATGCGTCTCGACCGCGCCGTGCTCTTCCACGTGGAGGGGACCAGCCGTTCGCGTCTCCGGCAGTGCATCGAGGACGGCTTTCTCCGGGTCAACGGCCTGAAGGCCAAGGCGGCCCAGGTCCTGCGCCGGGGCGACCGGGTGACCCTGGACCTCGCACCCCGCGAGGCCCCCCGTCTCGAAGCCGAAAACATCCCCATCCGCATCCTTTACCAGGACCAGTGGTTCGCCCTGCTGGACAAGCCGGCGGGCATGGTGGTGCACCCGGGGGCGGGCGTGTCCGGGGGGACCCTCGCGAACGCCCTGGCCTACCACTTCGGCGAGCTCCCCGGCGCCGACGTCCTTCGCCCGGGGATCGTCCACCGGCTCGACAAGGAGACCTCGGGGCTCCTCCTCGTCACCCTCACCGAGGAGAGCCAGCTCGCCTTCTCCCGCCTGTTCCACGACCGGAAGCTGCACAAGGAGTACGCCGCCCTGGTGCACGGCCACCTGGAGGGCCGTCACGGGCGGATCGACAAGCCCATCGGGCGCGACCCCTACCGCCGGACCCGGATGAGCACCCGGGCCCCGAACGCGCGGCCCTGCCTGACCGAGTGGTTCGTGGACCGGGAGTATCCGGGGTTTTCGCTCCTCCGGGTGGTCCTCCACACCGGGCGGACGCACCAGATCCGGGTCCACCTGGCCTCGGCGGGCCACCCGGTGGCGGGGGACGCCACCTACGGCGGCAACCGGCACCTGAACATCCGGGACGCCCGGCTGCGGCGGGCGGTGGAGGGGATGCACCGGTTCTTCCTCCACGCCTGGAAACTGGGGTTTCACCACCCCTTCACCGGCGAGGACCTGGCCTTCGAAGCCCCGCTGCCCCCCGAGCTGGTCAGCGTTCTGAACGTGCTGGAGACCGCGTGA